From a region of the Candidatus Chromulinivoraceae bacterium genome:
- the rpsO gene encoding 30S ribosomal protein S15, which translates to MITAEDKAKALALTQTHKEDVGSPQAQASVLTSRIKEITEHLKANKHDHMARRGLIQMVGRRKRLLKYLESKDFESYKATVAKLGLRK; encoded by the coding sequence ATGATAACAGCAGAAGATAAAGCCAAGGCACTCGCCCTGACACAGACACACAAAGAAGACGTTGGATCCCCACAGGCTCAAGCGTCAGTTTTGACATCTCGTATCAAGGAAATCACCGAGCACCTCAAGGCTAACAAGCATGACCACATGGCTCGCCGCGGTCTTATCCAGATGGTAGGTCGCCGCAAAAGGTTGCTGAAATACCTCGAGTCGAAAGACTTTGAAAGCTACAAGGCAACTGTCGCCAAACTAGGACTCCGCAAATAA
- the truB gene encoding tRNA pseudouridine(55) synthase TruB — protein sequence MIDDGIICIDKPAGMTSFGVVARLRRVLSEHADKKVKVGHTGTLDPFATGLMILVVGKECRNASHYTKQDKVYEATFELGKTSTTGDTEGELTNISSRKPSRDEIDVVLTEFTGEIQQRPPIFSAIKVNGQRAYKLARDGKEVEIPLRTITVYSLECINYEYPYLKVRTHVSSGTYIRSLGVDIGEKLGTGAYCRELRRLSIGIWNVTDAKQLRDFGIEN from the coding sequence GTGATAGACGATGGAATTATATGTATAGACAAACCTGCAGGAATGACGAGCTTTGGTGTCGTAGCTCGACTCCGACGTGTTTTAAGTGAACATGCCGACAAAAAGGTGAAGGTAGGTCATACGGGCACACTTGATCCTTTTGCAACGGGTCTCATGATACTGGTTGTTGGTAAAGAGTGTCGTAATGCATCCCACTATACTAAGCAAGATAAGGTATACGAGGCGACATTTGAGTTAGGAAAAACAAGTACGACTGGCGATACGGAAGGGGAGCTAACTAATATTTCCTCACGTAAGCCAAGCAGAGACGAAATCGACGTTGTCCTGACGGAGTTTACTGGCGAAATACAGCAGCGACCACCTATTTTTAGTGCGATTAAAGTTAATGGTCAGCGTGCATATAAGCTGGCTCGCGATGGAAAAGAGGTTGAAATCCCTTTGCGCACCATAACTGTATATAGCTTGGAATGTATTAATTATGAGTATCCTTATCTTAAGGTTCGAACTCACGTAAGTAGTGGAACATACATTCGCAGTCTCGGCGTGGATATTGGCGAAAAACTAGGAACTGGCGCATACTGTAGAGAGCTGCGTCGGCTTTCTATCGGCATATGGAATGTAACAGACGCCAAGCAACTACGAGACTTTGGTATCGAAAACTAG
- a CDS encoding PIG-L family deacetylase, producing MKKIIFGIFAHPDDEAFGPSGTLLLETKAGADLHLITLTSGDAGVNLDGHSDLGSVRLEEWRKAGALMGASTMEYFGYKDGKLDNQSMIEIADRLIDYIGKMLKTAPEDTEVEFMTLDLNGLTGHIDHIVAARAACLTFYTLKKSDNRLTRIRFSCIPDSISPTDNTDWIYMEAGHPLEEIDETVDARHLRDEILEIVHAHHTQRDDGETYIKNRGADLGLNYFLAKS from the coding sequence ATGAAGAAGATTATTTTTGGCATTTTTGCCCATCCCGATGATGAAGCGTTCGGCCCAAGCGGCACGCTCCTTTTAGAAACAAAAGCTGGTGCCGATCTACACCTTATCACCCTCACAAGTGGTGATGCTGGCGTAAATCTCGACGGTCACAGTGACCTTGGTTCGGTTCGACTCGAGGAGTGGCGCAAAGCAGGTGCACTTATGGGCGCGTCGACAATGGAATATTTCGGCTACAAAGATGGCAAACTCGATAATCAAAGCATGATAGAAATCGCCGATCGTCTTATCGACTATATCGGAAAGATGTTAAAAACCGCTCCCGAAGACACGGAGGTCGAATTTATGACGCTCGATCTCAACGGCCTTACTGGCCATATCGATCATATTGTGGCAGCCCGCGCAGCCTGCCTTACGTTTTACACACTCAAAAAGTCTGACAACCGCCTGACAAGGATTCGATTTAGTTGCATTCCCGATAGTATCTCTCCTACTGACAACACCGACTGGATCTATATGGAAGCCGGTCATCCCCTAGAAGAAATTGACGAAACCGTCGATGCCAGGCATCTTCGTGACGAAATTCTCGAAATTGTACATGCTCACCACACACAACGTGACGATGGTGAAACATACATCAAAAACCGAGGCGCAGACCTCGGTTTGAATTACTTTTTAGCTAAATCCTAA
- a CDS encoding NUDIX domain-containing protein, whose translation MQERRIAVRGIIYKDGKLLSQRLKAYRRNDRDFWCTPGGGLDIGESIEDGLRREMIEETGIDPKIGRLLFVQQFSEDGKKEQMEFFFLIENPEDYETIDLTTTTHGELEIEHVEFIDPKSEVILPAFLQEIDLQKYIENVQPVTVYNEITN comes from the coding sequence ATGCAAGAACGACGAATTGCCGTACGAGGCATTATATACAAAGATGGAAAACTACTCAGCCAACGCTTAAAAGCGTATCGACGTAATGATCGCGACTTTTGGTGTACTCCAGGTGGTGGTCTAGATATTGGTGAATCGATTGAGGATGGCCTACGCCGTGAAATGATTGAAGAAACTGGTATTGACCCTAAAATTGGTCGCTTGCTTTTTGTTCAACAATTTTCTGAGGATGGCAAAAAGGAACAGATGGAATTCTTTTTTCTGATTGAAAATCCGGAAGATTACGAAACGATTGACCTTACGACAACCACGCACGGCGAACTGGAAATCGAACATGTCGAGTTTATCGACCCGAAATCAGAGGTTATACTCCCTGCTTTCCTTCAAGAAATCGATCTCCAAAAATACATCGAGAACGTCCAGCCAGTTACCGTTTATAACGAAATAACGAACTAA